The following proteins are co-located in the Procambarus clarkii isolate CNS0578487 chromosome 4, FALCON_Pclarkii_2.0, whole genome shotgun sequence genome:
- the LOC123752646 gene encoding uncharacterized PPE family protein PPE62-like, which yields MSSRSMSSGNMSSRSMSSGNMSSGNMSSGNMSSRSMSSGNMSSGNMSSRSMSSRSMSSGNMSSGNMSSGNMSSRIMSSGNMSSRSMSSRSMSSGNMSSGNMSSGNMSSGNMSSGNMKNSKTSRGQKHIYEIPDSDSSNQ from the coding sequence ATGAGCAGTAGGAGCATGAGCAGTGGGAACATGAGCAGTAGGAGCATGAGCAGTGGGAACATGAGCAGTGGGAACATGAGCAGTGGGAACATGAGCAGTAGGAGCATGAGCAGTGGGAACATGAGCAGTGGGAACATGAGCAGTAGGAGCATGAGCAGTAGGAGCATGAGCAGTGGGAACATGAGCAGTGGGAACATGAGCAGTGGGAACATGAGCAGTAGGATCATGAGCAGTGGGAACATGAGCAGTAGGAGCATGAGCAGTAGGAGCATGAGCAGTGGGAACATGAGCAGTGGGAACATGAGCAGTGGGAACATGAGCAGTGGGAACATGAGCAGTGGGAACATGAAAAATAGCAAGACAAGCAGAGGCCAAAAACACATATATGAGATCCCCGACAGTGATTCAAGTAATCAGTGA